The Cucurbita pepo subsp. pepo cultivar mu-cu-16 chromosome LG05, ASM280686v2, whole genome shotgun sequence nucleotide sequence GGAGTGCGGCAGAGACAATGGGGGAAATGGGTGGCGGAGATTCGACTACCGCAGAATCGGATGAGGGTGTGGTTAGGAACCTATGACTCGCCGGAGACCGCCGCCTATGCTTACGACTGCGCCGCCTGCAAACTCCGAGGGGAATATGCTCGGTTgaattttccaaatttgaaGGATCTAAAGAGCGATTTAGGTTCCGACGAGTTTGTGAAATTGAGTGGGTTGAAAAAATTGGTGGATGCCAAAATTCAAGCGATTTTTCAGAAGAtaaaggggaaggggaagaagaaggattgTCGGAGAATCGGCGGCGATTTAGGCTCGGGTTCGTGTTCTTCGTCGTCATCGTCGGTGTCTCTGCCTCCGGCGGTAGTGGAGATGACGGAGGAGTGGAGTTGGGAAAGGGTATCGCCTATTGGAGCAGCGGAAGATGGGTTGTGGAACTTTGAGAACTCGCCTCGAGCTGGTTCAGTGGATTGCTTGACAGCGACGGCGACGGGATCGGAAACAGAGTGGTACTCGTTGGAGAAGATGCCTTCTTTTGATGCAGAGCAGATTTGGGATGTTCTTGCAAGCTAGAGCTTTTTTGTTCTGTTCAATCTTCATGGGACCAAACAAACTTTTGGTTTGATGatgaattttggattttgattcTAACTTTGTAAACTATTAAACACTTCTTAAACACTTCTTAAAGGTATAAAAAAGTGGTCCATCTTCCATATAAATACGACTCTCcagaatggtatgatattgttcacccactttgagtataagctttcATAGTTTTGCTCTCGAGTTTCTCAATAACCTTCCTAACGATCGAGAATGGCGATAGTTTTGCTCTCGAGTTTCTCAATAACCTTCCTAACAATCGAGAATGGCgatagtattccttaattataaatacgCTATTAAGAATTAGGAAGGTGTAAGATGAGAAAGAAGCCCAAGAATTGAGTTGGGCATTGGGCTTCAATTTATGGCCGTTGTGGGCTGGGCCCAA carries:
- the LOC111796020 gene encoding ethylene-responsive transcription factor ERF061-like, translated to METMTNRGTLQFTDVSTALSNLILTAGGNTLDSIFSHCDNFSFSVIDGVDFEPAVGSSVYLRQREVLQRFSQERKANGSRDLFTKAYELLYSGCGAAVDGGKRKVYRGVRQRQWGKWVAEIRLPQNRMRVWLGTYDSPETAAYAYDCAACKLRGEYARLNFPNLKDLKSDLGSDEFVKLSGLKKLVDAKIQAIFQKIKGKGKKKDCRRIGGDLGSGSCSSSSSSVSLPPAVVEMTEEWSWERVSPIGAAEDGLWNFENSPRAGSVDCLTATATGSETEWYSLEKMPSFDAEQIWDVLAS